A genomic region of Nostoc sp. UHCC 0702 contains the following coding sequences:
- the coaD gene encoding pantetheine-phosphate adenylyltransferase — MIAIYPGSFDPITLGHLDIIQRGSRLFDKVIVAVLRNPNKVPLFTVQERLEQIRIATRHLPNVEVDSFDGLTVNYAQKQHAGVLLRGLRAISDFEVELQMAHTNKTISTQIETVFLATSNEYSFLSSSVVKEIARFGGSVDHLVPPHIALDIYKCYNHNSPTANPMTTETISPRKSIPTDLEV, encoded by the coding sequence GTGATTGCTATTTATCCAGGTAGCTTCGATCCCATCACTTTAGGTCATCTTGATATCATTCAGCGTGGTAGTCGGCTGTTTGATAAGGTGATTGTTGCTGTACTACGGAACCCTAATAAAGTTCCACTGTTTACTGTGCAGGAACGACTAGAACAAATTCGTATAGCTACGCGACATCTACCTAATGTAGAAGTAGATAGCTTCGATGGTCTTACCGTCAACTACGCCCAAAAGCAACACGCAGGAGTCTTACTGCGGGGTTTACGAGCAATTTCTGACTTTGAAGTAGAGCTACAAATGGCTCATACTAATAAAACTATTTCAACTCAAATAGAGACAGTTTTTCTGGCTACATCAAACGAGTATAGTTTTTTAAGTAGTAGTGTGGTAAAAGAGATTGCAAGGTTTGGTGGTTCTGTCGATCATCTTGTTCCCCCACACATTGCTTTAGATATATACAAATGCTACAACCACAACTCCCCAACGGCGAACCCAATGACAACGGAGACTATCTCCCCCCGCAAGAGTATCCCGACGGATCTGGAAGTATAG
- a CDS encoding DivIVA domain-containing protein, with amino-acid sequence MLQPQLPNGEPNDNGDYLPPQEYPDGSGSIDIQEELNRLEELILDDGFRIPLTGRIVIDEERLLEQLDFIRVCLPSVFQEAAAILEQKQEVLLEAEEYGQQIVEAAQAKRAQILAQSDIVKQAEREAEELRRKVQLECEAMMQETLTEIDLKRRACQQELEEIRKTAIAQAQEIENGADEYADSVLEGIEQDLQDMLRIITNGRQQLRADNLSSHKKK; translated from the coding sequence ATGCTACAACCACAACTCCCCAACGGCGAACCCAATGACAACGGAGACTATCTCCCCCCGCAAGAGTATCCCGACGGATCTGGAAGTATAGATATTCAGGAGGAACTCAATCGACTGGAGGAATTAATTCTTGATGATGGTTTCCGCATTCCGCTGACGGGACGCATAGTAATAGACGAAGAAAGGCTATTGGAACAACTCGATTTCATCAGAGTTTGCCTGCCATCAGTGTTTCAGGAAGCAGCCGCAATCCTAGAACAAAAACAGGAAGTTCTGCTGGAAGCAGAAGAGTATGGGCAGCAAATTGTTGAGGCTGCCCAAGCAAAAAGAGCGCAAATTTTGGCCCAAAGCGATATTGTCAAGCAGGCAGAACGAGAAGCTGAAGAACTGCGACGAAAAGTGCAACTTGAATGTGAGGCAATGATGCAAGAAACCCTCACTGAAATTGACCTCAAGCGGCGTGCTTGTCAGCAAGAGTTAGAAGAAATCAGAAAAACAGCGATTGCCCAAGCTCAAGAAATTGAAAATGGTGCTGATGAATACGCTGATAGTGTCCTCGAAGGTATTGAGCAAGACCTGCAAGATATGTTACGAATTATCACCAACGGACGGCAACAATTACGAGCAGATAATTTATCCTCCCATAAAAAGAAGTAA